TATTCTGAACACGAGCTGAAGCTCAATACTTTTAATAAATTGGTTTAACCCCTTAGGTTTTCCTTAAGGTAATTTAAGTATATAATATACTTTTTAAAAAGTCAACAAGTAAAAAGAACTACTATATACAACTTAGAAGATACTCTCCATATGTTGTCTTCGAAAGTTCAGCTCCTCTTTTCAGCAGAGTTTCTTTATCTATCCACCCCTTCAGATAAGCTATCTCCTCTAAACACGCTATCATTATCCCTTGCCGACTCTGAATCGTCTTCACAAAGTTACTCGCCTCTAAAAGCCCATCGAAGGTCCCCGTATCAAGCCAAGCCATTCCACGACCCAGATTGATAACATTCAATCGCCCCTCTTCTAAATACATCCTATTTATAGAGGTGATCTCTAACTCACCACGCTCTGAGGGTAGCACTCTTTTAGCTTTCTCTATCACACTGTTGTCATAGAAATATATCCCCGGAACAGCGTAATTTGACTTTGGTATCTCTGGCTTCTCCTCTAAAGATACCACTCTTCCATCCTCAGCAAACTCCACAACCCCAAACTCCTTTGGATTTTTAACAAAATATCCAAATATGTTGGCTCCACTCTTCAAAGAGCTCGCTCGTTCCAATATCCCAGTGAATCCGTGCCCATAGAAAAGGTTGTCCCCAAGAATAAGTGCGACAGAGTCATTCCCTATAAAGTTCTCTCCGATTATAAAGGCCTCAGCCAATCCCTTTGGCGAGTCTTGAATCTCATAACTTATCTTTATTCCAAGAGTACTTCCATCCCCTAAGAGCTCACGAAACATCGGTATATCTCTTGCCGTACTTATAAGTAGTATATCCTTTATATTAGCTAACATCAGTACAGAGAGAGGGTAGTATATCATAGGTTTATCATATA
The sequence above is drawn from the Cetobacterium sp. ZOR0034 genome and encodes:
- the rfbA gene encoding glucose-1-phosphate thymidylyltransferase RfbA — encoded protein: MKGIILAGGTGSRLYPVTAVISKQVVPIYDKPMIYYPLSVLMLANIKDILLISTARDIPMFRELLGDGSTLGIKISYEIQDSPKGLAEAFIIGENFIGNDSVALILGDNLFYGHGFTGILERASSLKSGANIFGYFVKNPKEFGVVEFAEDGRVVSLEEKPEIPKSNYAVPGIYFYDNSVIEKAKRVLPSERGELEITSINRMYLEEGRLNVINLGRGMAWLDTGTFDGLLEASNFVKTIQSRQGIMIACLEEIAYLKGWIDKETLLKRGAELSKTTYGEYLLSCI